Below is a genomic region from Pirellulales bacterium.
GTTTAGCGCCTCGGCCTGAAGGGCCGATTCTGCCAGCCCAGGCCGGAGCCGCGCAGGCGGCGGAGGCCTGGGTCAACCGCCCCGTACGATGCACCGGCCCTGACAGGGCCGTTCAATAAAGCGCCGCAGATTGTGGAACGGCCCCTATCAGGGCTGGCCAACGCGCCGTATCACGGTCACAGGGCTTCGCCACGGCTCCGCCCTGGGCTGACGGAATGCGCCCTTCAGGCTCACGTATCGCCGGCCCGTATCGAGATTCGCTGCCAGGTATTCGGCCGAAAAACGAATTCGTCCGATCGGGCGGCGCGCCTCCGATCACTCCTTCAAACGACGCGCGCCACAGGAGATCCGCCTTCATTTTGCAGCCAGCCAGCCGTTGGCTTTGAGCCATTCGGCGGCCCGGTCGGGCCAATGCGAAACTTCGTTCGGCGAAGGCCGCAATCCGTAGCCGTGGCCCCCCTTGGGATAGATGTGCATTTCGCAGGGAATTTTCAAATGCCGAAGGGCTAGAAAATAGGCGACCGCATTGTCGGCCGCATCGTCTTCGGTCATCGCGATGAAAGCCGGCGGCGTGTCGGCCCCGACCTTGATCTCCGGTGCCAGCTTGGTGGGATTTCCCTTCTCGGCCAGGTAGGCCGGGTAAATCAGGATCGTGAAATCCGGGCGGCAGCTTTCCCGGTCGGCCGCGTCGACGGTGGGATATGTCCGCTCCGAGAAATTCGTGCTGGCCGTGGCTGCGAGGTGCCCGCCGGCGGAAAAGCCAAGGATGCCGATCCGTTTCGGATCGATGCCCCAATCCTTCGCTTGGCTGCGAACCATTCCGATTGCTCGCTGGGCATCTTCAAGCGGAGCGGCAAAGCGCTCGCGGCCGGGCCGCGCCGGAACGCGATATTTCAGCAGCACTCCGGTCACGCCGATCGAATTCAGCCAATGACAAATCTCGGTCCCTTCCAGATCGTAGGCCAGAATCGCATAGCCGCCGCCGGGGCAAACGACCACCGCGGCGCCGGTGTTCTGATCTTTCGGGGGCGAGAAAACCGTGATCGTCGGCTTGCTGACGTTCGCCAGCCGAATGACTTCTTTCGACGGCTCGCCTTTCGGATTGTGCTTGGTGGAATCGTGCTCCGGCCCGATGTCCCCTTTGTCGCCGGGCGCGACGCCGGGCCAAAGCGTGACCGGTTTCGATTCGCTGCCGACGTTCTTCGCCGCGCCGCTCGCCGCATCGTCGGCCATTCCGCGAGTTGCGAAGAGCGCTACGCCGAGAACAATGATCAAACTGCAAACGGCTCGAACCAAACGCGGGAAGATCGCTTTCATGAGTGAGCCTGACCAAGGGTTGGAGGTGGGAAAACTGGCGGCGTGCGGATGCAATCGGCCGATCAAAGCACGTCGGCCGCGCCGCATTATAGTTCGCGCCCACTCGGCTTGAAAGCAGCCGCGGGCACCGACTCCAGCGGCCTAGCGGCCTGAAAAGCCGATTCTGCCAGTCCAGGCCGGAGCCGCGCCAGCGGCGGAGGCCCGGGAACACGGTTCCGCGCGTTAACCGGCCCTGAGGGGGCCGTGCAAAACGCGCACTCGCCGCATTGAAGGCCTCGGCTGCGGTTGCTTCTAAGCCAATGCGAGCCAATGCCGATCAGCGCAGGCAGCGGATATCGGCTGTCTTGCCATGAAGGTGAGTTCCGGTCGGATGACGGAGCGGCGAAGTCCTCTTTCTTTCAGCGGGTATATGGTTTGCTCCGTTACGAGCCAATTCCGGGCTCATTTTCGGTTCACGACCGTTTCTCGACAAGGAGAGTAATCGTATGGCCAATACATCATGGAAACTTAAGGGGGCGTTTCTTGCCGTATCGGCCGCGCTGTGTGCGTTGGTGGCCACGGCGAACGCGCAGACGCCCCCCGTGTCGCCGCTGCCGCCGTCGCCGCAGATTTCGCCCGGCCGGCCCTTTCCCGCCCCGGGGCAAACGCTCCCCTCCTACCTGACGCAAAAACCGATCACTCCCGAACAAGCACCCGTTCTCAGCCTCGACCACGACGTGGCCGAGTGGCTGCATATCGACAATCGAGGTGAGGTGTCGTTGGCCAAAGTAGCCGAGGCGAAATCGCAGAATCAAGCGGTGCGGCAATTTGCCGATCGCATGATTCACGATCACTCCCAATTCCTCGAAGCATTGAAACCGTTCGAAGCGACGAACATGGCGGCGATTGCCCCAGCCGCGACCAGCGCGCCGGCAACGGCGCCCGTCCGGCCGGAAGGGCCGGTCGACGCCGGCCGGGCCGACATCAGCGGAACGCCGCAAACGCCGGCCGCCCCGGGAACCGCGGGCACCCCCGTTCGGGCGCCCGATATCGGCAGTGTGCCGACGCCCGGCAGTGTTCCAAATTCGTCGACGGTGCCGACGCCGGGCGGCTTGCCGGTGCCGGGAACGACGCCATCGCCACGGCCGGTTGCCACCGCAGCGCCGCAGCCTCCGCGGCAGGCGGCGCCAGTCGATCGCCAAGTGGCCGCGAACATCGCCGCGATGAACCATCCCCGCGGTCTCGACTTCTTCCACGTCCAGCGGCAGATCGGCGCGCAATCGTTAGCCGACACCACCAAGCAGTGGGACACGATGAAATCGGCGGATGCCGATATCGCCTACGTCGGCCAGCAGATCGTCATGCACCAGATGTACATCGAAACATCGCAAGTGCTGCGGCAGTATGCATCGCTGCGTCTGAAGAGCTTGATCGATCAGGGAATTCAAGTGGCTCAATCGCATCTATCGGAAGCGAAAGACCTGATGAAGGAACTCACCGACCGCAACTACTCCGAAGGCCAGGCGAGCACGAGCAGTCCGGCAAAATAAGGGGCGCTCCTTGCCGCGCAGCTCAAGCCAGATGAATTACTAGATTTCAATTAGCGGCGGAACCGATACAATCGGTGCCGTCTGTCGAAAGCCTTCCCCACGCATCCTCCGTGCGTGCGGAGGGTTTTTTTGTTTCCTGGCAATTCGACCTGCTATTCGGGTTTGCCGGCCAGCCGGGCATATTCGGCGACGATCGCCTCGAGGCTCGGTTTCCGGTAGCCCGGACAGCGCCTATCGTGGTAGCGTGCTGTCGGCAAAGGCCAAATGTTGACGAACCCCTGCCGCGCACTTACGATG
It encodes:
- a CDS encoding alpha/beta hydrolase, with the protein product MKAIFPRLVRAVCSLIIVLGVALFATRGMADDAASGAAKNVGSESKPVTLWPGVAPGDKGDIGPEHDSTKHNPKGEPSKEVIRLANVSKPTITVFSPPKDQNTGAAVVVCPGGGYAILAYDLEGTEICHWLNSIGVTGVLLKYRVPARPGRERFAAPLEDAQRAIGMVRSQAKDWGIDPKRIGILGFSAGGHLAATASTNFSERTYPTVDAADRESCRPDFTILIYPAYLAEKGNPTKLAPEIKVGADTPPAFIAMTEDDAADNAVAYFLALRHLKIPCEMHIYPKGGHGYGLRPSPNEVSHWPDRAAEWLKANGWLAAK
- a CDS encoding DUF4142 domain-containing protein; this translates as MANTSWKLKGAFLAVSAALCALVATANAQTPPVSPLPPSPQISPGRPFPAPGQTLPSYLTQKPITPEQAPVLSLDHDVAEWLHIDNRGEVSLAKVAEAKSQNQAVRQFADRMIHDHSQFLEALKPFEATNMAAIAPAATSAPATAPVRPEGPVDAGRADISGTPQTPAAPGTAGTPVRAPDIGSVPTPGSVPNSSTVPTPGGLPVPGTTPSPRPVATAAPQPPRQAAPVDRQVAANIAAMNHPRGLDFFHVQRQIGAQSLADTTKQWDTMKSADADIAYVGQQIVMHQMYIETSQVLRQYASLRLKSLIDQGIQVAQSHLSEAKDLMKELTDRNYSEGQASTSSPAK